A stretch of Pseudoclavibacter chungangensis DNA encodes these proteins:
- a CDS encoding SDR family NAD(P)-dependent oxidoreductase, with protein sequence METIVLTGASGGIGLVALRRLRALRPDAHFVLLGRRPPADPGTTGGRGATEHIACDLLSLRSLRSATNTLVTRLEAGELPPLRAVAANAGVQYVDDTTVSEDGFEATFAVNVLANHVLLRELGPRIERRGRAVVTVSDTHFGDLRHNLGLIPAPRWSSPERLARPGAFGGRSPTTAGRTAYSTSKLAAVHLVHEFARRLPDVDVIAFNPGFVPGTSLARRAGRVSRLVLGALGPVLTRTPIASDVASSGAALADVVLGRTAASSGAYVDRDRVVPSSSASHDPSREAELWDVLERLSGADGGASPA encoded by the coding sequence ATGGAGACGATCGTGCTGACCGGTGCGAGCGGCGGGATCGGACTCGTCGCACTCCGGCGCCTCCGAGCGCTGCGCCCCGACGCCCACTTCGTTCTGCTCGGGCGACGTCCACCCGCGGACCCGGGCACGACGGGCGGCCGTGGCGCGACCGAGCACATCGCGTGCGATCTCCTGTCGCTGCGGAGCCTGCGCTCGGCGACGAACACGCTCGTCACCCGTCTCGAGGCGGGCGAGCTGCCCCCGCTTCGTGCCGTCGCCGCGAACGCCGGAGTGCAGTACGTCGACGACACCACGGTGAGCGAGGACGGCTTCGAGGCGACCTTCGCCGTCAACGTGCTCGCGAACCACGTGCTGCTCCGCGAGCTCGGGCCGCGAATCGAGCGCCGGGGCCGCGCGGTCGTGACGGTGAGCGACACGCATTTCGGTGACCTCCGACACAATCTGGGGCTCATTCCGGCGCCGCGATGGTCGTCGCCCGAACGACTCGCCCGACCGGGCGCGTTCGGTGGCCGATCGCCGACGACGGCCGGCCGGACGGCGTACTCGACGAGCAAGCTCGCGGCCGTCCACCTCGTCCACGAGTTCGCGCGTCGGCTCCCGGATGTCGACGTGATCGCATTCAATCCGGGCTTCGTGCCGGGAACGTCGCTCGCCAGGCGGGCCGGGCGGGTCTCTCGACTCGTCCTCGGCGCGCTCGGCCCCGTGCTGACCCGCACACCGATCGCCTCCGACGTGGCATCGTCCGGCGCGGCGCTCGCGGATGTCGTCCTCGGGCGGACCGCCGCGTCGTCGGGTGCCTACGTCGATCGCGACCGCGTGGTCCCGTCGTCGTCGGCGTCGCACGACCCGTCGCGTGAGGCCGAGCTGTGGGACGTGCTGGAGCGCCTGTCCGGTGCGGACGGGGGCGCGTCCCCCGCGTGA
- a CDS encoding TetR/AcrR family transcriptional regulator, protein MPPESPRRSVGRPADERLGPVILAATLDLLDELGYARLTTAEVARRAGVSTATIYRRWDSKRVLVLAAAQQLADAADDPVDTGSLVGDLERLRRDKQRIFTPRIARTLLVLMGEALHDAELAEVIRAGVHEPTEQHVREVLERAVARGERPPRSDAATVTRLVLGAVLADATTARDAPANASDEAPNVSGPTNAPRPTKAPGSTNTPGPTNGTRSATALDALFDLIADEAAPGADAATPVPGVAPGA, encoded by the coding sequence ATGCCCCCCGAGTCCCCGCGCCGTTCCGTCGGGCGCCCCGCGGACGAACGACTCGGCCCCGTCATCCTCGCCGCGACCCTCGACCTGCTGGACGAGCTCGGCTACGCGCGCCTCACGACCGCCGAGGTGGCGCGGCGAGCCGGTGTCTCGACCGCCACGATCTACCGGCGGTGGGACTCGAAGCGAGTGCTCGTCCTCGCCGCCGCGCAGCAGCTCGCCGATGCGGCGGACGATCCCGTCGACACCGGGTCACTCGTCGGTGATCTCGAGCGACTCCGCCGCGACAAGCAGCGCATCTTCACGCCTCGCATCGCCAGGACACTGCTCGTCCTCATGGGCGAAGCCCTGCACGACGCTGAGCTCGCGGAAGTGATCCGCGCCGGGGTGCACGAGCCGACCGAGCAGCACGTGCGGGAAGTCCTCGAGCGAGCCGTCGCGCGCGGCGAACGGCCGCCTCGCAGCGACGCGGCGACGGTCACTCGCCTCGTTCTCGGCGCGGTGCTCGCCGATGCCACGACCGCACGCGACGCGCCGGCGAACGCGTCCGATGAAGCACCGAACGTGTCCGGGCCCACGAACGCGCCCCGGCCGACGAAGGCCCCCGGGTCGACGAACACACCCGGGCCGACGAACGGCACGCGGTCCGCGACCGCACTGGATGCCCTGTTCGATCTCATCGCCGACGAGGCCGCACCCGGCGCGGACGCAGCCACACCGGTACCCGGCGTCGCGCCCGGGGCCTGA
- the aspT gene encoding aspartate-alanine antiporter translates to MGAVGALLQQQPLIALFVCISLGYLLGKIRIKSFTLGGIAGTLIVSVVLGQIGIKLDESVRTVFFALFIYAVGFQGGPQFFRALNRRSLNQLLSAVLTCVLGLLAVLVAAWVFGLDRGLAAGLAAGGLTQSAIIGTAGDAIAKLGLPQDQTQAMQSNVAVGYAVTYIFGSLGPILLITWFLPMIRKWNIRSEAVALAAKLSGGHPELEAGQFNGVRRIVTRSFRVTDTSPIVGKRSGAIDSDLADVSIEAIVRDGNQHEADDDTVVRSGDLLIVTGDVDALRRVGTRLGTEAETPDGTVEVEETRDIVLTDRRYVGSTIGQVHSQLDAQADYGVFFSGVRRAGQELPTLRDVELHRGDELVTVGRPADIDRAQKVLGYGIKRTGVTDFVFFGIGIALGMLLGLVEIPMFGVSVSIGSGGGCLISGLVFGWLRGVHPRFAALPTGASNFLRDFGLAAFVGAVGLGAGAQALSAIEQSGLTLLLLGIGVTLVPTVLSFFLSYYLLRIRNPIELLASIAGGRSANPAFAALMSKAGNATPVVPFTITYAVANVLLTLWGPVIVNLVTVNAS, encoded by the coding sequence GTGGGAGCCGTCGGCGCGCTGCTTCAGCAGCAGCCACTCATCGCGCTGTTCGTGTGCATCTCGCTGGGCTATCTGCTCGGCAAGATCCGCATCAAGTCGTTCACGCTCGGCGGGATCGCCGGAACGCTCATCGTGAGCGTCGTGCTCGGTCAGATCGGCATCAAGCTCGACGAGAGCGTGCGGACCGTGTTCTTCGCACTCTTCATCTACGCGGTCGGCTTCCAGGGTGGCCCGCAGTTCTTCCGCGCGCTCAACCGCCGCTCGCTCAACCAGTTGCTCTCCGCCGTCCTCACCTGCGTGCTCGGACTGCTCGCGGTCCTCGTCGCTGCCTGGGTCTTCGGCCTCGACCGCGGTCTCGCCGCGGGTCTCGCCGCGGGCGGGCTCACGCAGTCTGCCATCATCGGCACGGCGGGTGATGCGATCGCCAAGCTCGGGCTGCCGCAGGACCAGACACAGGCGATGCAGAGCAACGTCGCCGTCGGCTACGCCGTGACCTACATCTTCGGCTCGCTCGGACCGATCCTGCTCATCACGTGGTTCCTGCCGATGATCCGAAAATGGAACATCCGCTCCGAGGCCGTCGCGCTCGCCGCGAAGCTCTCGGGTGGACACCCCGAACTCGAAGCGGGGCAGTTCAACGGCGTCCGGCGCATCGTGACACGCAGCTTCCGCGTGACCGACACCAGCCCGATCGTCGGAAAACGCAGCGGAGCCATCGACAGCGACCTGGCCGACGTCAGTATCGAAGCCATCGTCCGCGACGGCAACCAGCACGAGGCGGACGACGACACCGTGGTGCGATCAGGAGACCTCCTCATCGTGACCGGCGACGTCGACGCCCTCCGGCGGGTCGGCACACGCCTCGGTACCGAGGCCGAGACGCCCGATGGAACGGTCGAGGTCGAGGAGACGCGAGACATCGTGCTCACCGACCGCCGCTACGTCGGGTCGACGATCGGCCAGGTCCACTCGCAGCTCGATGCGCAGGCCGACTACGGCGTGTTCTTCAGCGGCGTGCGGCGCGCCGGGCAGGAGCTTCCGACCCTCCGAGACGTCGAACTCCACCGCGGGGACGAACTCGTCACCGTCGGACGCCCCGCCGACATCGACCGGGCACAGAAGGTGCTCGGGTACGGCATCAAGCGAACCGGCGTCACGGACTTCGTCTTCTTCGGCATCGGCATCGCGCTCGGCATGCTCCTCGGCCTCGTCGAGATCCCGATGTTCGGCGTCTCCGTCAGCATCGGTTCCGGTGGCGGCTGCCTCATCTCCGGGCTCGTGTTCGGCTGGCTGCGCGGCGTCCACCCTCGCTTCGCGGCCCTCCCGACGGGTGCGTCGAACTTCCTCCGGGACTTCGGACTCGCCGCCTTCGTCGGTGCCGTCGGGCTCGGAGCGGGGGCGCAGGCGCTGAGCGCCATCGAACAGTCGGGCCTCACGCTGCTGCTGCTCGGCATCGGCGTCACCCTCGTGCCGACCGTGCTGAGCTTCTTCCTCTCCTATTACCTGCTGCGCATCCGGAACCCGATCGAATTGCTCGCGTCCATCGCGGGCGGGCGCAGCGCCAACCCGGCATTCGCGGCACTCATGAGCAAAGCGGGCAACGCGACACCCGTCGTACCGTTCACGATCACCTACGCCGTCGCCAACGTATTGCTCACGCTCTGGGGACCCGTGATCGTGAACCTCGTGACGGTCAATGCCTCCTGA
- a CDS encoding bifunctional aspartate transaminase/aspartate 4-decarboxylase, which yields MTENTTPAKRTLDDVGPDDRLSPFELKDLLIRAASSDAHRLMLNAGRGNPNFLATVPRRAFLRIGEFAVEESERSYSYLDSGFGGQPRLDGLVDRFDTFVSRYPDDPGVRFLRSALSFADDQLGLDEHAFLAELVEASLGSNYPTPPRILEHCEQIVERYLRQEMGDASLSFSLFATEGGTAAMTYLFQSLFANELLHPGDKIAIGTPIFSPYLEIPVLPGYDLGVVDIRLDQDADWQYPDAELDKLLDPAVKVFCLVNPSNPPSTKLSDERLHAIAELIRTKRPDLVVITDDVYGTFADDFTSLFAVAPANTILVYSFSKFFGATGWRLGVIGVHEENVVDAAIRALPADVTDRLAKRYSSLTDDVAGLRFIDRLVADSRAVALNHTAGLSLPQQLQMTLFAVHGLVDRRGHYKEAAKSLIRQREQTLYANVGAPYRFEPEDVDYYTLVDLQRLAAELHGAGFANWFAAGAHGRDYLFRLARETGVVLLPGKGFEVVDASARVSLANLAEWEYVAIGRFTRKVLDEYYAQYSAENGTPKE from the coding sequence ATGACCGAGAACACGACGCCGGCGAAGCGCACCCTGGACGATGTCGGGCCCGACGACCGACTGAGCCCGTTCGAGCTGAAGGACCTGCTCATCCGGGCGGCGTCGAGCGACGCGCACCGCCTCATGCTCAATGCCGGGCGCGGCAACCCGAACTTCCTCGCGACCGTGCCGCGCCGTGCGTTCCTGCGCATCGGCGAGTTCGCGGTCGAGGAGTCCGAGCGCTCGTACTCCTACCTCGACAGCGGGTTCGGAGGGCAGCCGCGTCTCGACGGTCTCGTCGACCGATTCGACACGTTCGTGAGCCGGTACCCGGACGATCCCGGCGTTCGATTCCTTCGCTCGGCGCTCTCCTTCGCCGACGACCAGCTCGGGCTCGACGAGCATGCGTTCCTCGCCGAACTCGTCGAGGCGTCGCTCGGGAGCAACTACCCGACGCCGCCGCGCATCCTCGAGCACTGCGAGCAGATCGTCGAGCGCTACCTCCGACAGGAGATGGGTGACGCGTCCCTGTCGTTCTCGCTGTTCGCCACCGAGGGGGGCACGGCGGCGATGACGTACCTCTTCCAGTCGCTGTTCGCGAATGAGCTGCTGCACCCGGGCGACAAGATCGCGATCGGTACGCCCATCTTCTCGCCGTACCTCGAGATCCCCGTCCTGCCCGGCTACGACCTCGGGGTCGTCGACATCCGGCTCGATCAGGACGCGGACTGGCAGTATCCGGACGCCGAACTCGACAAGCTCCTCGATCCCGCCGTGAAGGTCTTCTGCCTCGTCAACCCGAGCAACCCGCCCTCGACGAAGCTCAGCGACGAACGGCTCCACGCGATCGCGGAACTGATCCGCACGAAGCGTCCCGACCTCGTCGTCATCACCGACGACGTGTACGGCACGTTCGCCGACGACTTCACGTCGCTGTTCGCGGTGGCCCCCGCCAACACGATCCTCGTGTACTCGTTCTCGAAGTTCTTCGGCGCGACGGGCTGGCGCCTGGGGGTCATCGGCGTGCACGAGGAGAACGTGGTCGACGCGGCGATCCGGGCGCTCCCGGCCGACGTCACCGATCGGCTCGCGAAGCGGTACTCGTCGCTCACGGACGACGTCGCCGGCCTGCGCTTCATCGACCGGCTCGTGGCGGATTCGCGTGCCGTCGCACTGAACCACACCGCCGGCCTCTCGCTGCCGCAGCAACTGCAGATGACGCTGTTCGCCGTGCACGGGCTCGTGGATCGTCGCGGCCACTACAAGGAGGCCGCGAAGTCACTCATCCGACAGCGCGAGCAGACGCTCTACGCGAATGTCGGGGCGCCGTACCGATTCGAACCCGAGGACGTCGACTACTACACGCTCGTCGACCTGCAACGCCTCGCCGCGGAGTTGCACGGTGCGGGGTTCGCGAACTGGTTCGCGGCGGGAGCGCACGGACGCGACTACCTGTTCCGGCTCGCACGCGAGACGGGCGTCGTCCTGCTGCCCGGGAAGGGCTTCGAGGTCGTCGACGCCTCTGCGAGGGTGTCGCTCGCGAACCTCGCCGAGTGGGAGTACGTCGCGATCGGACGGTTCACGCGGAAGGTGCTCGACGAGTACTACGCGCAGTACTCGGCCGAGAACGGCACGCCGAAGGAGTGA
- a CDS encoding LysR family transcriptional regulator gives MDLRRLTTLLELSRSESMRVVADELGTTTSSVSQQMALLSKEVGVALLEPEGRGIRLTPAGHRLAAHAAEILAAVEAARSDLDPDAEPSGTLRVAGFSTAIRRSLMPIIDDSGRQHPGLRIVVHEHEPDAAIEMLLADRVDIALTYDYNLSPLALDARLDAVSLWRTRWGLAVPSGRAPLMPGGAAELFDAYRDSDWIANSRNRADEDVLRTIAALAGFEPRMRHEAESLDLVEDLVRAGMGIGLLPESRTPVEGVTIVPLHDPEVHLRASAHILRGRSSWPPLRYVLGRLTADAGEQAEGAAPGPWPKLF, from the coding sequence ATGGATCTTCGCCGCCTCACGACCCTGCTCGAACTCTCGCGGAGCGAGTCGATGCGGGTCGTCGCCGACGAGCTCGGCACGACGACGTCGAGCGTCTCGCAGCAGATGGCGCTCCTGTCGAAGGAGGTCGGCGTCGCCCTGCTCGAGCCCGAGGGGCGCGGCATCCGGCTCACGCCCGCGGGGCATCGGCTCGCGGCGCACGCGGCCGAGATCCTCGCTGCGGTCGAGGCGGCGCGCTCCGATCTCGACCCCGATGCGGAGCCGTCGGGCACGCTGCGCGTCGCGGGCTTCTCGACGGCGATCAGGCGGAGTCTCATGCCGATCATCGACGACTCGGGACGGCAGCATCCGGGCCTGCGGATCGTCGTGCACGAGCACGAACCCGATGCGGCGATCGAGATGCTGCTCGCCGATCGCGTCGACATCGCGCTCACCTACGACTACAACCTCTCGCCGCTCGCCCTCGACGCGCGGCTCGACGCTGTGTCCCTGTGGCGCACGCGGTGGGGGCTCGCGGTACCGAGCGGCCGCGCACCGCTCATGCCGGGCGGCGCCGCCGAGCTGTTCGACGCGTACCGCGACAGCGACTGGATCGCGAACTCCCGCAACCGCGCCGACGAGGACGTGCTGCGCACGATCGCGGCGCTCGCGGGGTTCGAGCCGCGCATGCGCCACGAGGCCGAGAGCCTCGACCTCGTCGAGGACCTCGTGCGGGCCGGCATGGGCATCGGGCTGCTCCCCGAATCGCGCACGCCCGTGGAGGGCGTGACGATCGTGCCGCTGCACGACCCCGAGGTCCACCTGCGTGCATCGGCCCACATCCTGCGCGGCCGCAGCTCGTGGCCGCCGCTGCGCTACGTGCTCGGTCGGCTCACGGCCGATGCGGGCGAGCAGGCCGAGGGCGCGGCCCCGGGGCCGTGGCCGAAGCTGTTCTGA